The following proteins come from a genomic window of Lolium rigidum isolate FL_2022 chromosome 5, APGP_CSIRO_Lrig_0.1, whole genome shotgun sequence:
- the LOC124654266 gene encoding uncharacterized protein LOC124654266 isoform X2: MSSEKVRGLCSAAAADVRLEKQLQAWRNDPIWTDHPPEIKVTVPQGSLCNLNLRFEAGLPPDAVYNIIIDPENKRVFKNIKEVVSRKVLLDEGSRQVVEVEQAAIWKFLWWSGILSVHVFVDQNRRNHTVKFKQGRSGFMKKFEGCWKIEPLFVDKEACLPLDPNTLEEYDSCTAGRGRVGSAITLDQLIEPAILPPQPIAWYVRGITAKTTEMLVNDLIAETARLRGVASNVDNKHYTEENCDISSDLLTEQSSDIKERWQQRRSGRHGNSLRSARQEV, translated from the exons ATGTCGTCAGAGAAGGTCAGGGGATTATGTAGTGCTGCTGCTGCAGATGTTAGATTGGAGAAGCAGCTCCAGGCTTGGAGAAATGACCCTATTTGGACTGATCATCCTCCAGAAATCAAG GTCACTGTGCCACAAGGCTCTCTCTGCAATCTTAATTTGAGATTTGAGGCAGGATTACCACCGGATGCAGTTTACAACATTATAATTGATCCTGAGAACAAAAGAGTGTTCAAAAATATTAAG GAAGTGGTATCAAGGAAGGTCTTGCTTGATGAAGGATCAAGGCAGGTCGTTGAAGTGGAGCAGGCAGCCATATGGAAATTCCTCTGGTGGTCTGGCATCTTGTCAGTTCATGTTTTTGTGGATCAGAACAGAAGAAATCACACT GTTAAGTTCAAACAAGGAAGAAGTGGTTTTATGAAGAAATTTGAGGGTTGCTGGAAAATAGAGCCCCTATTTGTTGACAAGGAAGCATGCCTTCCTCTTGATCCAAATACTCTGGAAGAATATGATTCTTGTACTGCTGGCAGAGGAAGAGTTGGATCTGCCATCACCTTGGATCAGCTTATTGAACCTGCTATCTTACCTCCACAGCCCATTGCATGGTATGTGAGAGGAATTACCGCGAAGACAACGGAGATGCTGGTCAATGACCTGATAGCGGAAACCGCTCGGCTTCGGGGTGTGGCAAGCAACGTTGATAACAAGCACTATACTGAAGAAAACTGTGATATTAGTAGTGACCTCCTAACAGAACAGAGTAGCGATATTAAGGAACGGTGGCAGCAGAGAAGATCTGGACGACATGGAAATTCTCTTAGATCGGCAAGACAAGAAGTATAA
- the LOC124654266 gene encoding uncharacterized protein LOC124654266 isoform X1, with product MGSSNQDPGVSLRTAGWLHRPVDSLMQIPDKIQNSLKLHLGRFLKTGGGGDVKAQMSSEKVRGLCSAAAADVRLEKQLQAWRNDPIWTDHPPEIKVTVPQGSLCNLNLRFEAGLPPDAVYNIIIDPENKRVFKNIKEVVSRKVLLDEGSRQVVEVEQAAIWKFLWWSGILSVHVFVDQNRRNHTVKFKQGRSGFMKKFEGCWKIEPLFVDKEACLPLDPNTLEEYDSCTAGRGRVGSAITLDQLIEPAILPPQPIAWYVRGITAKTTEMLVNDLIAETARLRGVASNVDNKHYTEENCDISSDLLTEQSSDIKERWQQRRSGRHGNSLRSARQEV from the exons ATGGGAAGCAGTAACCAAGACCCGGGGGTGAGCCTCCGGACGGCTGGCTGGCTGCACAGACCTGTCGATAGCCTCATGCAGATCCCGGATAAGATTCAGAACTCTCTCAAG CTGCATTTGGGGCGTTTCTTGAAGACGGGCGGCGGTGGTGATGTCAAGGCTCAAATGTCGTCAGAGAAGGTCAGGGGATTATGTAGTGCTGCTGCTGCAGATGTTAGATTGGAGAAGCAGCTCCAGGCTTGGAGAAATGACCCTATTTGGACTGATCATCCTCCAGAAATCAAG GTCACTGTGCCACAAGGCTCTCTCTGCAATCTTAATTTGAGATTTGAGGCAGGATTACCACCGGATGCAGTTTACAACATTATAATTGATCCTGAGAACAAAAGAGTGTTCAAAAATATTAAG GAAGTGGTATCAAGGAAGGTCTTGCTTGATGAAGGATCAAGGCAGGTCGTTGAAGTGGAGCAGGCAGCCATATGGAAATTCCTCTGGTGGTCTGGCATCTTGTCAGTTCATGTTTTTGTGGATCAGAACAGAAGAAATCACACT GTTAAGTTCAAACAAGGAAGAAGTGGTTTTATGAAGAAATTTGAGGGTTGCTGGAAAATAGAGCCCCTATTTGTTGACAAGGAAGCATGCCTTCCTCTTGATCCAAATACTCTGGAAGAATATGATTCTTGTACTGCTGGCAGAGGAAGAGTTGGATCTGCCATCACCTTGGATCAGCTTATTGAACCTGCTATCTTACCTCCACAGCCCATTGCATGGTATGTGAGAGGAATTACCGCGAAGACAACGGAGATGCTGGTCAATGACCTGATAGCGGAAACCGCTCGGCTTCGGGGTGTGGCAAGCAACGTTGATAACAAGCACTATACTGAAGAAAACTGTGATATTAGTAGTGACCTCCTAACAGAACAGAGTAGCGATATTAAGGAACGGTGGCAGCAGAGAAGATCTGGACGACATGGAAATTCTCTTAGATCGGCAAGACAAGAAGTATAA